The region AGAGGAGCTTGAAGCTGCGGGGCTTAACCGTTCAGATGTTCACGTGGACTTTATGATTGGTTCTAACCAAATGGATATCGATGGTATCCGTGAGGATGGGACACGTGTACCACTCTTCCGTAACGGAGATTGGGCAAATTAAGGAGATAATATGTTAGGAAGTATGTTCGTTGGTCTCCTAGTGGGATTTTTAGCAGGTACTCTGACCAATCGTGGAGAGCGAATGGGGTGTTTTGGAAAAATGTTTCTCGGATGGATTGGTGCCTTTATAGGCCATTTGCTTTTTGGGACTTGGGGACCGATAATAGCAGGAACTGCCATTATTCCGGCAGTACTAGGTTCCATGATTGTCTTAGCGATTTTCTGGAGACGAGGGAGTTAATTTCTTAAATCTGATACTCAATGAAAATCAAAGAGCAAACTAGGAAACTAGCCGCAGGTTGCTCAAAGCACTGCTTTGAGGTTGCAGATAGAACTGACGAAGCCAGCTCAAAACACTGTTTTGAGGTTGCAGATAGAACTGACGAAGTCAGTAACCATACATACGGCAAGGCGACGTTGACGCGGTTTGAAGAGATTTTTGAAGAGTATGAAACAAAAAGGAGGTTGGTCATTGTACCAGCCTCCTTTTGAGTATGATATAATAGTTCTATGAGATTAGATAAATTTTTAGTTGCCTGCGCTGTGGGGAGCCGGACTGAGGTCAAAAACTTGCTCAAGGCTGGGCGCGTGACTGTAAATGGTAAAAAAGAAAAATCAGCTAAATTGCAGATTGATGAAAAAATAGATGAGATTCGCTTTGATGGGCAAGTGTTGGAGTATGAAGAGTTTGTCTACTACATGATGAACAAGCCCCAAGGAGTTATCTCAGCGACTGAGGATCCTAAGCACAGAACCGTTCTGGACTTGCTGGATGATATTGCTCGGAGCAAGGAAGTTTTCCCAGTAGGACGCTTGGATATTGACACGCATGGTCTTTTACTCTTGACCAATGATGGTCAGCTGGCTCATGCTCTTCTTTCACCTAAGCGTCATGTGGACAAGACTTATCAGGCTCAGGTCAAGGGAATTATGACTCAAGAAGACGTGGAGACATTTGCCAAGGGAATTCCTCTTAAAGACTTTACTTGTCAGCCTGCTAAACTGGAGCTTGTGTCCATAGATCCAGAAAAGAATCAAAGCCAAATCCGTGTGACCATTGCAGAAGGGAAGTTTCATCAGGTCAAGCGTATGGTGGGCTACTGTGGCAAGGAAGTAGTAGACTTGCAACGTTTGACTATGGGAACGCTAGTATTGGATGAGAACTTGCAGCGAGGAGAATGGCGTCGCTTGACCAAGGAAGAATTAGAGGTTCTCCTTGCTAGTATCGCTTAAATTGGTTTATATTCGAAAAAGGTGAGGTAGAATGTCCTTGCCTTTTATGTTTTTCAGTTGCTTCCTTTGTGAAAAGAGTTATAATAGACTGTAGAATAAAAGGAGGAATCTATGAACGCGATTCAAGAATCATTTACTGATAAACTATTTGCCAACTATGAAGCAAATGTCAAATACCAAGCGATTGAAAATGCTGCCAGCCATAATGGAATTTTTGCAGCTCTAGAACGTCGCCAAAGTCATGTAGACAATACACCTGTTTTTTCATTGGATTTGACCAAGGACAAGGTAACCAACCAGAAAGCATCTGGTCGTTGCTGGATGTTCGCAGCCCTTAACACCTTCCGCCACAAACTCATCTCTCAATATAAATTGGAAAACTTTGAGTTGTCACAAGCCCACACTTTCTTCTGGGACAAGTATGAGAAATCAAACTGGTTCTTGGAGCAAGTCATTGCGACTGCAGACCAAGAATTGACGAGCCGTAAGGTTAAATTCCTACTTCAGACACCTCAACAAGATGGTGGTCAATGGGATATGGTGGTATCTCTTTTTGAAAAATATGGTGTCGTGCCTAAGTCAGTTTACCCTGAGTCAGTTTCATCTAGTAGCAGTCGTGAGCTAAATGCCATTCTCAACAAATTGCTTCGTCAAGATGCTCAAATCTTGCGTGACTTGCTTGTTTCTGGTGCAGATCAAGCGACTGTTCAAGCTAAGAAAGAAGACCTCTTGCAAGAAATCTTTAATTTCCTTGCTATGTCATTGGGGCTTCCACCACGAAAATTTGACTTTGCTTATCGCGATAAAGACAACAACTACCAAAGCGAAAAGGGCATTACACCACAGGAATTTTACAAGAAATATGTCAATCTTCCTTTAGAAGACTACGTTTCTGTTATCAATGCTCCAACTGCTGACAAACCTTACGGAAAATCTTACACAGTTGAGATGTTGGGGAATGTGGTTGGTAGCCGTGCAGTTCGCTACATCAACGTGCCGATGGAGCGCTTGAAAGAATTGGCGATTGCTCAAATGCAAGCAGGTGAGACTGTTTGGTTTGGTTCTGATGTCGGTCAGCTCAGCAACCGCAAAGCTGGAATCCTTGCGACAGATGTTTATGACTTTGAATCAAGCATGGACATTAAACTCACTCAAGACAAGGCTGGACGTTTGGACTACAGCGAGAGCTTGATGACCCACGCCATGGTCTTGACAGGTGTGGACTTGGATGAAAATGGGAAATCAACTAAGTGGAAGGTTGAAAACTCATGGGGAGACAAGGTCGGTACAGATGGTTACTTCGTTGCCTCAGATGCTTGGATGGACGAATACACTTACCAGATTGTTGTCCGCAAAGAATTGTTAACAGCCGAAGAACAAGCTGCCTATGAAGCAGAACCAATTGTTCTTGCACCATGGGATCCAATGGGAGCCTTGGCTGAATAAAAGTATAGAAAAAAGGAATCAGATTTTAGAACCTGATTCCTTTTAAGTTGCTTGATTACATGATGTGAAGAACATGTGCCACAATACCCACTGCGAAGAGTGCAAGGATAATAGTGATTGGAGATACTTTTTTCTTAAGTAAGTACATGCAAAGGAAAGTAAGGAGTAGTCCTGATAGTCCAGGGATCAACATATCCAAGTTTTGTTGGAAAGTAGTAACTTTTTCAGGTGTTTGAGACAATCCTTGTCCTACTTGTGCGAATGCTTCTTGGATACCTTTAGATCCTTCTGGCAATTTATCCCAATGGATATAAGCTTTTTCATCTAGTTGAACTTTGGCAACATCGAAAGCAAATTTAATATTTACCCAACGTTGAACAAGGACAGCAAGAATGAACATACCAAGGATAGAAGCTCCTTTAGTGATGTCTTGAAGGATACCGCCAGACATATCTTTAGTGATTTCTGATCCAGCCTTGTATCCAATCTCTTGTGTATACCACAAGAATGACATACGAATCAAGTTCCAAAGAACGAAGAAGAGGATTGGACCTAAGATATTACCAGTAAGGGCAAGTGAAGCACCGAGTGATCCAAGGATTGGGCGTACTGTAAACCAGAATACTGGGTCACCGATACCAGCAAGAGGTCCCATCATACCGATTTTAACCCCTTGGATAGCAGCGTCATCAATTTCAACACCGTTAGCACGTTCTTCTTCAAGTGCAAGAGTAACCCCCATGATTGGAGCGGCTACGTATGGGTGAGTGTTGAAGAACTCAAGATGGCGTTCAAGAGCAGCGATTTGATCTTCTTTTTTAGTGTAGAGTTTTTTAAGAGCTGGAATTAATGAGTAAGCCCAACCCAAGTTTTGCATACGTTCATAGTTCCAAGAACCTTGTAAGAAAGTTGAACGCCACCAAACTTTTTTACGATCTGATTTAGTTAATTGAAGTTTTTCAGTCATGATGTTTTCAGTCCTTTCTTATTTTAGTAGTCTTCTAGGATATCGCCGATTGGGTCGTTAGAAGTTGCGGCTCCTCCGCCACCATTTCCACCAGTTTTAGAAAGGTGAAGGTAGATAAGAGCGATAGCAACACCGATAGCACCAAATCCGATTAGAGTAATATCTGACACGGCAGCAAGCACGAAACCAATAGCGAAGAATGGCCATACTTCACGAGTTGCCATCATGTTGATAACCATAGCGTAACCAACGGCAACGACCATACCACCACCGATAGCCATACCATCTTTGAGCCAATCAGGCATAGTATTTAGAATGCTTTGTACTGTTTCAGTTGGTACCATTAGAAGGAGTGCTGCAGGGACTGCAATACGAAGACCTTGAAGAAGAAGTGCGACAAAGTGAGCACGTTCAACTGCTTTGAAGTCACCTTTTTTAGCAGAAGCATCAGCAGTGTGAACCAATCCGACAGAGAGTGTACGGACAATCATAGTCAAGAATAGACCAGCAACTGCAAGAGGGATAGCAACCGCTTGGGCAACACCGATACCTGTCTTAGTAAAGTCGCCACCAAGAACCATGATAATGGCAGCAGCAACAGAAGCAAGAGCAGCGTCAGGAGCTACGGCAGCTCCGATGTTAGCCCAACCAAGGGCGATCATTTGAAGAGAACCACCAAGGATAATCCCTGCTTCAAGGTTACCAGTAACAAGACCGATAAGGGTACAAGCTACGATTGGTTGATGGAATTGGAACTGGTCGAGGATACCTTCAAGACCTGCTAGGAAGGCTACAACGACTACTAAAACCATAGAAATAATAGACATCTTTAAAATCCTTTCATAAAATCGATTATTGCACGTTTGCTTTGTTGATCAAGTCAAACAAATCTTTTTTCGTGTCGTTTGGTACTTTACGTACGTCAAATTCAACACCGAGGTCACGCATTTTTTCAAATGTAGCAACGTCTTCTTTATCCATAGACAAAACGTTGTTAACCATTGTTTTACCAGTTGAGTGAGCCATTGATCCAACATTAAGAGTTTTGATTGGCACGCCACCTTCGATAGCACGAAGAGCATCTTGAGGTGTTTCAAACAAGATAAGGGCATGTGTTTCTCCGAAGCGAGGATCTTTTGCAACGTCGATTAGTTTTTGGATAGGAACAACGTTTGCTTTCACTTTACCTGGAGCTGCTTGTTTAATCAATTCTTTACGTAATTCGTCTTTAGCTACGTTATCTGAAGCAACGATGATACGGTCTGCTTTTGAATCTGGAGTCCAAGCAGTTGCAACCTGACCGTGAAGTAAACGAGTGTCTAGACGGGCAAGGTTGATTTTGAGTTTACCGTCTCCGATGACAGTTCCTTCTGGGATAGCAGCTTGGGCAACTGGAGCAGCTGCAGCGCTTGCTACTTCCTCAACTGGGTTTAGCTCTTCTGGAAGAGCTTTGATGCCATCTTTGGCTTCTTTAATAATATTCGCAGCGACTTTTTCTACACCTGCAGCAGCGTCCATGAGGCGCTCTGTGTAGGCTTGAATTAACATCGGTAAGTTCAGTCCTGTGATGATGGCAAACTTACGCTCAGGATTTTCTCCCATCACGCGGCTAGCTTGGTTAAATGGAGATCCACTCCAAAGGTCAGCCAAAACTAGAACCTCATCTTCTGCGTCAAATGCAGCAACAGCGTTATTAAACTTAGCGTATAGATCGTCAGGACCTTCGTTTGGCATAAAGGTTACAACTTGAACCTTTTCTTGTTCACCAAAGATCATAGATCCTGACTGATGAATACCCGCAGCAAATTCGCCGTGGCTCGCAATAATGATTCCGATACTCATTATTGTCATTCCTCCTTTTTGTTGTTTCAGTTTTCTTTTAAGAAAACTTTAAGACTTTTTAAGTATAAACCGTTTTCATCTAAAAATCAACTATTTATCATAAAATAATTAAAAAGATTACATCTGAAAATATTGATATATTGAGTTTTAGAGAAGTTTTTTTGAATCCTTATTAAAAAATTTAATATAAAAAAGTTGGAAGCGCATTCCAACTTTTAAAATAGGTTTCTAATAGATTAGTGGGTGAAGTCGAGTACCATACGTCCTTGGATTTGACCTTTTTCCATTTCGTCGAAAATGGCTACGGCATCTTCTATTGGACGTTTTTGGACAACTGGAACTACTAAACCTTCTGCACCGAATTGGAAGGCTTCTTCCAAGTCTTTACGAGTTCCAACAAGAGAACCGATGACTTGGATTCCATCTAGAACGGTTTTGACGATGCTGAGTTCCATCATTTCAGAAGGAAGACCAACAGCGACTACGCGACCACCGGCACGAACTGAGTCAACAGCCTGGTTGAAGGCAACTTTAGACACAGCAGTTACGACAGCTGAATGAGCTCCACCATCAGTTTTTTCTTTGATGAGTCCAGGTACATCTTCAACTTCGAGGCCGTTAATAACAATGTCAGCGCCTACTTCTTTTGCAAGGCCAAGTTTGTCATTGTTGATATCAACTGCGATAACATGAGCATTGAATACTTTTTTAGCGTATTGAACAGCTAGGTTACCAAGTCCACCAGCACCGTAAAGAACAACCCATTGACCTGGTTCA is a window of Streptococcus mitis DNA encoding:
- a CDS encoding GlsB/YeaQ/YmgE family stress response membrane protein, with product MLGSMFVGLLVGFLAGTLTNRGERMGCFGKMFLGWIGAFIGHLLFGTWGPIIAGTAIIPAVLGSMIVLAIFWRRGS
- a CDS encoding pseudouridine synthase encodes the protein MRLDKFLVACAVGSRTEVKNLLKAGRVTVNGKKEKSAKLQIDEKIDEIRFDGQVLEYEEFVYYMMNKPQGVISATEDPKHRTVLDLLDDIARSKEVFPVGRLDIDTHGLLLLTNDGQLAHALLSPKRHVDKTYQAQVKGIMTQEDVETFAKGIPLKDFTCQPAKLELVSIDPEKNQSQIRVTIAEGKFHQVKRMVGYCGKEVVDLQRLTMGTLVLDENLQRGEWRRLTKEELEVLLASIA
- the pepC gene encoding aminopeptidase C; translation: MNAIQESFTDKLFANYEANVKYQAIENAASHNGIFAALERRQSHVDNTPVFSLDLTKDKVTNQKASGRCWMFAALNTFRHKLISQYKLENFELSQAHTFFWDKYEKSNWFLEQVIATADQELTSRKVKFLLQTPQQDGGQWDMVVSLFEKYGVVPKSVYPESVSSSSSRELNAILNKLLRQDAQILRDLLVSGADQATVQAKKEDLLQEIFNFLAMSLGLPPRKFDFAYRDKDNNYQSEKGITPQEFYKKYVNLPLEDYVSVINAPTADKPYGKSYTVEMLGNVVGSRAVRYINVPMERLKELAIAQMQAGETVWFGSDVGQLSNRKAGILATDVYDFESSMDIKLTQDKAGRLDYSESLMTHAMVLTGVDLDENGKSTKWKVENSWGDKVGTDGYFVASDAWMDEYTYQIVVRKELLTAEEQAAYEAEPIVLAPWDPMGALAE
- a CDS encoding PTS system mannose/fructose/sorbose family transporter subunit IID; the protein is MTEKLQLTKSDRKKVWWRSTFLQGSWNYERMQNLGWAYSLIPALKKLYTKKEDQIAALERHLEFFNTHPYVAAPIMGVTLALEEERANGVEIDDAAIQGVKIGMMGPLAGIGDPVFWFTVRPILGSLGASLALTGNILGPILFFVLWNLIRMSFLWYTQEIGYKAGSEITKDMSGGILQDITKGASILGMFILAVLVQRWVNIKFAFDVAKVQLDEKAYIHWDKLPEGSKGIQEAFAQVGQGLSQTPEKVTTFQQNLDMLIPGLSGLLLTFLCMYLLKKKVSPITIILALFAVGIVAHVLHIM
- a CDS encoding PTS mannose/fructose/sorbose transporter subunit IIC is translated as MSIISMVLVVVVAFLAGLEGILDQFQFHQPIVACTLIGLVTGNLEAGIILGGSLQMIALGWANIGAAVAPDAALASVAAAIIMVLGGDFTKTGIGVAQAVAIPLAVAGLFLTMIVRTLSVGLVHTADASAKKGDFKAVERAHFVALLLQGLRIAVPAALLLMVPTETVQSILNTMPDWLKDGMAIGGGMVVAVGYAMVINMMATREVWPFFAIGFVLAAVSDITLIGFGAIGVAIALIYLHLSKTGGNGGGGAATSNDPIGDILEDY
- a CDS encoding PTS sugar transporter subunit IIB, which produces MSIGIIIASHGEFAAGIHQSGSMIFGEQEKVQVVTFMPNEGPDDLYAKFNNAVAAFDAEDEVLVLADLWSGSPFNQASRVMGENPERKFAIITGLNLPMLIQAYTERLMDAAAGVEKVAANIIKEAKDGIKALPEELNPVEEVASAAAAPVAQAAIPEGTVIGDGKLKINLARLDTRLLHGQVATAWTPDSKADRIIVASDNVAKDELRKELIKQAAPGKVKANVVPIQKLIDVAKDPRFGETHALILFETPQDALRAIEGGVPIKTLNVGSMAHSTGKTMVNNVLSMDKEDVATFEKMRDLGVEFDVRKVPNDTKKDLFDLINKANVQ
- the adhP gene encoding alcohol dehydrogenase AdhP; its protein translation is MKAVVVNPESTGVAVEEKVLRPLETGEALVEIEYCGVCHTDLHVAHGDFGQVPGRVLGHEGVGIVKEIAPDVKSLKVGDRVSVAWFFEGCGTCEYCTTGRETLCRTVKNAGYSVDGGMAEQCIVTADYAVKVPNGLDPAQASSITCAGVTTYKAIKEAKVEPGQWVVLYGAGGLGNLAVQYAKKVFNAHVIAVDINNDKLGLAKEVGADIVINGLEVEDVPGLIKEKTDGGAHSAVVTAVSKVAFNQAVDSVRAGGRVVAVGLPSEMMELSIVKTVLDGIQVIGSLVGTRKDLEEAFQFGAEGLVVPVVQKRPIEDAVAIFDEMEKGQIQGRMVLDFTH